In Amphiprion ocellaris isolate individual 3 ecotype Okinawa chromosome 3, ASM2253959v1, whole genome shotgun sequence, one genomic interval encodes:
- the ice2 gene encoding little elongation complex subunit 2, translated as MELVWEDDPVPEGPFFTRDLYDKYSLGPSVRELWAFLQSPEENANIKCDVEAAKASCSSSKEAAELKDNSCISSQVSCWETCDSEDPCADSAAENTKGWKDTKKVTQNKTKAILVYPEPRLPFPCMSSLSSNEQKIYVDFLTSKKPRHLPQNLQARVNHEVMQFTNYLQDVAKLCADDYNFIPQGAMQYSEEVLRNCLECMKTLPQLYQIHEMTSLTGGTFNPGLKLTFEKQLLSMGNVNRTNHGVVYVEAQLASDYQSVSSENPPAKKAKDMHATISNDGNAEKLCACYEPHVCLTRDALVRLLDNNGPDFADQWELPIWVKLNPGKGSRRKTVYIDSPLLKTEMTVRERSHIYHEESLKLSISSEGSKNVFHIMTELPVKEQQISPESSRRNLVSFEDNGLDFEVDLTDLETFGEKTTTKTLTPQKMENKQDGSVQSKKAVNEQLSNETKRLNEHLVSARSSSQEEMKSFLSRMHRSVTEPAQPAVSEKTEPVSQDSARETDEDLVVMGDSDDEKLVIDDSGSSASTPTKRPAAGPPVNPTSESATVISDSSSPHTGATCRPQPKKSKVTGDQLGEILRMQTAMFKSSTDAAKSCTKSPTRCVGSLVHPHPTSLVKPCVSSYLERNQNEDEETCAVPREASVVNNNTTEHKKLLSQDLQASAENEQDYEAPVDGNLFYKLYSLQDLLLMVRSSISYTYTGRVDTDTNRNEFVPVFILPKLEYQLSYGVECLTSSEACQLWTETLLHSSTVSHLAHIDAHTSKLALRRKVRDGWMQNTSCGLNPSKSLNILHHLLKKLTGLEEGQYLIVHKAGEPFVTIFKAADGKVSQVAYNLQQVHSSVPQPPTSGLIPWIPVNPAVVLDFHRKHNRVPCTFPPKPFLKTTKDGTPQSYNPGARQKNNFNAQGNAGHNQTKRTAKRKKYMKKLIQKSI; from the exons ATGGAGCTGGTGTG gGAGGACGATCCAGTCCCTGAAGGACCTTTCTTTACCAGAGATCTCTATGACAAGTATTCCCTCGGACCCAGTGTCAGAGAGCTGTGGGCCTTTCTCCAAAG TCCTGAAGAGAATGccaacataaaatgtgatgTTGAGGCCGCAAAAGCCTCCTGCTCTTCTTCCAAAGAAGCTGCAGAGTTAAAAGACAATAGTTGCATCAGCAGCCAAGTGTCCTGTTGGGAGACCTGCGATAGTGAAGACCCATGTGCAGACAGTgctgctgaaaacacaaaaggGTGGAAGGATACCAAAAAAGTGACACAGAATAAGACTAAAGCCATTCTTGTTTATCCTGAGCCCAGGCTGCCCTTCCCCTGTATGTCCAGCCTTTCCAGCAATGAGCAAAAGATATATGTTGACTTTTTGACAAGTAAGAAACCCCGGCACCTTCCTCAG AACTTACAGGCACGAGTAAACCACGAAGTGATGCAGTTCACGAACTACCTGCAAGATGTGGCCAAACTATGTGCTGATGACTACAACTTCATACCACAAGGAGCAATGCAGTATTCAGAG GAGGTCCTCAGGAACTGTTTAGAGTGCATGAAGACACTTCCTCAGCTCTACCAGATCCACGAGATGACCAGTTTGACGGGTGGAACATTCAATCCAGGACTAAAGTTAACCTTTGAAAAACAGCTGCTAAGTATG GGCAATGTGAATAGGACAAACCACGGAGTAGTGTATGTTGAAGCACAGCTTGCATCGGATTATCAGAGTGTTTCATCAGAGAATCCTCCAGCTAAAAAAGCTAAGGACATGCACGCT ACGATCAGTAATGATGGAAATGCAGAGAAGCTGTGCGCCTGTTACGAGCCTCATGTCTGTCTGACTCGAGATGCTTTAGTCCGGCTGCTAGACAATAATGGCCCTGACTTTGCAGACCAATGGGAACTGCCTATTTGGGTAAAATTAAACCCAGGAAAAG GTAGTCGGAGGAAGACTGTGTACATAGATTCACCTCTTTTGAAGACTGAAATgacagtgagagagaggagTCATATCTACCACGAGGAGAGTTTGAAGCTCTCCATCAGTAGCGAAGGCAGTAAAAACGTCTTCCATATAATGACAGAGCTTCCTGTGAAAGAGCAGCAGATCTCACCA GAGAGCTCCAGAAGAAATTTGGTGTCTTTTGAAGACAATGGTCTTGACTTTGAGGTTGACCTCACTGACCTGGAGACGTTTGGAGAgaaaacaaccactaaaaccTTGACCCCGCAGAAGATGGAGAACAAGCAGGATGGAAGTGTTCAAAGTAAAAAAGCTGTAAATGAACAGCTgtcaaatgagacaaaaaggttGAATGAACATCTTGTAAGCGCTCGCAGCAGTTCACAAGAGGAGATGAAGAGCTTTTTGAGCCGCATGCATCGTTCTGTAACTGAACCTGCTCAGCCAGCTGTGAGTGAGAAGACTGAACCAGTGAGCCAGGATTCTGCCCGGGAAACTGATGAAGACCTGGTTGTCATGGGAGACTCAGATGATGAGAAGCTGGTCATTGATGATTCTGGGTCTTCAGCATCAACACCTACAAAAAGGCCTGCAGCAGGCCCTCCAGTTAACCCCACCTCTGAGTCAGCCACCGTAATTTCAGACTCATCTTCCCCACATACAGGTGCGACCTGCAGGCCACAACCCAAAAAATCAAAAGTCACAGGGGACCAACTAGGTGAGATCTTGCGCATGCAGACAGCCATGTTCAAGTCTTCCACTGACGCAGCCAAAAGCTGTACTAAGTCACCCACCCGATGTGTGGGATCTTTGGTTCACCCTCATCCAACATCCCTGGTTAAACCCTGTGTGTCCTCATATTTGGAGAGAAACCAGAATGAGGATGAGGAGACCTGTGCTGTTCCTCGTGAAGCGTCAGTCGTCAACAACAACACTACAGAGCACAAAA AATTACTTTCACAAGACCTGCAAGCAAGTGCAGAAAACGAACAGGATTACGAGGCTCCTGTAGACGGCAACCTCTTCTACAAGCTCTATAGCCTGCAAGACTTGCTGCTGATGGTGCGCAGCTCCATCTCTTACACCTATACAGGAAGAGTCGACACCGACACCAACCGAAACGAG TTTGTGCCAGTGTTTATCTTACCCAAGCTGGAATACCAACTGAGTTATGGTGTTGAGTGTCTAACCAGCAGTGAGGCGTGCCAGCTATGGACTGAGACCCTGCTTCACTCCAGCACAGTGTCTCACTTAG CTCACATCGATGCGCACACATCAAAACTAGCGCTGCGACGAAAGGTGCGTGACGGCTGGATGCAGAACACCTCCTGTGGGTTAAA TCcttccaagtcactgaatataCTCCACCACCTACTGAAAAAGCTAACTGG GTTAGAAGAAGGACAATACCTGATTGTGCACAAAGCAGGAGAACCATTTGTCACCATATTTAAAGCAGCTGATGGAAAAGTGAGTCAGGTGGCGTACAACCTGCAGCAGGTCCACAGTTCTGTTCCACAACCTCCGACCTCTGGCCTCATTCCCTGGATACCTGTAAATCCAGCGGTGGTCCTGGACTTCCACAGGAAACACAACCGGGTCCCCTGCACCTTTCCACCAAAACCCTTCCTAAAG ACAACTAAAGATGGGACACCGCAGTCTTACAACCCTGGAGCCCGACAGAAGAACAACTTCAATGCACAAGGCAACGCAGGGCACAACCAAACAAAACGTACGGCCAAACGTAAAAAATATATGAAGAAGCTAATTCAGAAGTCTATTTAA
- the roraa gene encoding nuclear receptor ROR-alpha A isoform X3, translating to MMYFVISAMKAQIEIIPCKICGDKSSGIHYGVITCEGCKGFFRRSQQSNAAYSCPRQKNCLIDRTSRNRCQHCRLQKCLAVGMSRDAVKFGRMSKKQRDSLYAEVQKHRLQQQQRDHQQQPGEAEPLTPSYGLSANGLTELHDDLSGYMDGHTPDGSKPDSAVSSFYLDIQPSPDQSGLDINGIKPEPICDFAPGSGFFPYCSFTNGETSPTVSMAELEHLAQNISKSHMETCQYLREELQQMTWQAFLQEEVESYQSKPREVMWQLCAIKITEAIQYVVEFAKRIDGFMELCQNDQIVLLKAGSLEVVFVRMCRAFDSQNNTVYFDGKYAGPDVFKSLGCDDLISSVFEFGKNLCSMHLSEDEIALFSAFVLMSADRSWLQEKVKVEKLQQKIQLALQHVLQKNHREDGILTKLICKVSTLRALCSRHTEKLTAFKAIYPDIVRAHFPPLYKELFGSDFEQSMPVDG from the exons CTCAAATCGAAATAATTCCCTGCAAGATCTGTGGAGACAAATCATCAGGCATACATTACGGCGTGATAACATGTGAAGGCTGTAAG GGCTTCTTCAGGAGGAGTCAGCAGAGCAATGCAGCTTACTCTTGCCCCCGTCAGAAGAACTGCTTGATCGACCGCACCAGCCGCAACCGCTGCCAGCACTGCCGGCTGCAGAAGTGCCTGGCAGTGGGCATGTCACGAGATG CAGTGAAGTTCGGCCGCATGTCGAAGAAGCAGCGAGACAGCCTGTACGCTGAGGTCCAGAAGCAtcggctgcagcagcagcaacgtgACCACCAACAGCAGCCTGGAGAGGCGGAGCCGCTCACACCTAGCTATGGCCTCTCAGCCAATGGCCTCACAGAGCTCCATGATGACCTCAGCGGCTACATGGATGGTCATACCCCTGATGGCAGCAAACCAGACTCGGCCGTCAGCAGCTTCTACCTGGACATCCAACCATCTCCTGACCAGTCAGGCCTGGACATCAACGGCATCAAGCCGGAGCCCATCTGCGACTTTGCCCCGGGCTCTGGCTTCTTCCCTTACTGCTCCTTCACCAACGGAGAAACCTCCCCCACCGTGTCCATGGCTGAACTAG AGCACCTGGCCCAGAACATCTCTAAGTCACACATGGAGACATGTCAGTACCTGCGAGAGGAGTTGCAGCAGATGACCTGGCAGGCTTTCCTGCAAGAAGAGGTGGAGAGCTACCAGAGCAAG CCCCGGGAAGTCATGTGGCAGCTGTGTGCTATCAAAATAACAGAGGCCATTCAGTATGTGGTGGAGTTTGCCAAGCGCATCGACGGCTTCATGGAGCTGTGTCAGAACGATCAGATAGTGCTGCTGAAAGCAG GCTCTTTGGAAGTCGTGTTTGTCAGAATGTGCCGTGCCTTTGACTCGCAAAACAACACAGTCTATTTTGATGGAAAATATGCCGGACCTGATGTGTTCAAGTCATTAG GCTGTGACGACTTGATCAGCTCCGTCTTCGAGTTTGGGAAAAACTTGTGTTCTATGCACCTGTCTGAGGATGAGATCGCCCTGTTCTCTGCCTTTGTGTTGATGTCTGCTG ACCGGTCTTGGCTCCAGGAGAAGGTGAAGGTGGAGAAGCTTCAGCAGAAGATCCAACTGGCCCTCCAGCATGTCCTGCAAAAGAACCACAGAGAGGATGGTATACTTACAAAG TTGATATGCAAAGTGTCGACACTGCGAGCGCTGTGCAGTAGGCATACAGAGAAGCTTACAGCTTTCAAAGCAATATACCCAGACATTGTGCGTGCCCACTTCCCCCCCTTATACAAGGAGCTGTTTGGATCAGACTTTGAGCAGTCCATGCCCGTTGACGGGTAG
- the anxa2a gene encoding annexin A2a — protein MMISEFLGQLSINVGGQEARFPTVLPATDFDPDRDAARIETAIKTKGVDEQTIIDVLTKRTYSQRREVAFSYERRAKKDMITALKGALSGSLETVALGLMKSATQFDASEIRGSIKGLGTDEETLIEILCSRSNDELVEIKKVYKEMFKKELEKDVAGDTSGNFAKLLLALVQTKRADPSAMVDYEKIDQDARALYDAGVKIKGTDVATWISIMSERSAPHLQKVFQRYKSYSPYDMQESIMKEVKGDLQRSFLVLVQCFENKQLFFAKRLNEAMKSKGAKEKIVTRIIVSRCEVDLKKICSEYKANFGQSLQQTIAEHTKGDYQKVLLGLCGAEE, from the exons ATGATGATATCGGAATTTCTTGGACAGCTGTCAATCAACGTTGGG GGCCAGGAGGCCAGGTTCCCCACAGTGCTACCTGCTACAGACTTTGACCCCGACAGAGATGCTGCCAGAATAGAGACCGCCATCAAAACCAAAG GGGTGGATGAACAGACGATCATCGATGTCCTAACAAAGCGCACCTACTCCCAAAGGAGAGAAGTTGCTTTTTCATATGAAAGAAGGGCAAAGAAG GACATGATCACAGCCCTTAAGGGAGCGCTGTCTGGCTCGCTGGAAACTGTGGCCCTCGGGCTGATGAAGAGTGCGACCCAGTTTGATGCCTCAGAGATCAGAGGATCTATCAAG GGTTTGGGAACAGATGAAGAAACTCTGATTGAGATTTTGTGCTCACGCAGCAATGACGAGCTGGTGGAAATCAAGAAGGTCTACAAGGAGA TGTTCAAGAAGGAACTGGAGAAAGATGTTGCTGGTGATACATCTGGGAACTTTGCCAAGCTGCTCTTGGCTCTTGTGCAG ACCAAGAGAGCAGATCCATCTGCAATGGTAGACTATGAAAAGATTGACCAAGATGCCAGA GCTCTCTATGACGCTGGAGTAAAGATAAAAGGAACTGATGTGGCAACCTGGATCTCCATTATGTCTGAGAGAAGCGCTCCCCACCTGCAGAAAG TGTTTCAGAGGTACAAGAGCTACAGCCCCTACGACATGCAGGAGAGTATTATGAAGGAAGTAAAGGGCGACTTGCAGAGGTCCTTCCTGGTGCTCG TTCAGTGctttgaaaacaaacagctgttcTTCGCCAAAAGACTGAATGAAGCCATGAAG AGTAAAGGAGCCAAAGAGAAGATAGTGACCAGAATTATTGTGTCACGCTGCGAAGTGGACCTGAAAAAGATCTGTTCTGAATACAAGGCCAACTTTGGACAGTCTCTGCAACAGACCATCGCG GAACATACCAAGGGAGACTACCAGAAAGTACTGCTTGGCCTGTGTGGAGCAGAGGAGTAA
- the roraa gene encoding nuclear receptor ROR-alpha A isoform X2 — protein MESPPDPASDPGNSASEPATPVRETPVNLETLRKADHPAPVRRQTCSSTNRAQIEIIPCKICGDKSSGIHYGVITCEGCKGFFRRSQQSNAAYSCPRQKNCLIDRTSRNRCQHCRLQKCLAVGMSRDAVKFGRMSKKQRDSLYAEVQKHRLQQQQRDHQQQPGEAEPLTPSYGLSANGLTELHDDLSGYMDGHTPDGSKPDSAVSSFYLDIQPSPDQSGLDINGIKPEPICDFAPGSGFFPYCSFTNGETSPTVSMAELEHLAQNISKSHMETCQYLREELQQMTWQAFLQEEVESYQSKPREVMWQLCAIKITEAIQYVVEFAKRIDGFMELCQNDQIVLLKAGSLEVVFVRMCRAFDSQNNTVYFDGKYAGPDVFKSLGCDDLISSVFEFGKNLCSMHLSEDEIALFSAFVLMSADRSWLQEKVKVEKLQQKIQLALQHVLQKNHREDGILTKLICKVSTLRALCSRHTEKLTAFKAIYPDIVRAHFPPLYKELFGSDFEQSMPVDG, from the exons CTCAAATCGAAATAATTCCCTGCAAGATCTGTGGAGACAAATCATCAGGCATACATTACGGCGTGATAACATGTGAAGGCTGTAAG GGCTTCTTCAGGAGGAGTCAGCAGAGCAATGCAGCTTACTCTTGCCCCCGTCAGAAGAACTGCTTGATCGACCGCACCAGCCGCAACCGCTGCCAGCACTGCCGGCTGCAGAAGTGCCTGGCAGTGGGCATGTCACGAGATG CAGTGAAGTTCGGCCGCATGTCGAAGAAGCAGCGAGACAGCCTGTACGCTGAGGTCCAGAAGCAtcggctgcagcagcagcaacgtgACCACCAACAGCAGCCTGGAGAGGCGGAGCCGCTCACACCTAGCTATGGCCTCTCAGCCAATGGCCTCACAGAGCTCCATGATGACCTCAGCGGCTACATGGATGGTCATACCCCTGATGGCAGCAAACCAGACTCGGCCGTCAGCAGCTTCTACCTGGACATCCAACCATCTCCTGACCAGTCAGGCCTGGACATCAACGGCATCAAGCCGGAGCCCATCTGCGACTTTGCCCCGGGCTCTGGCTTCTTCCCTTACTGCTCCTTCACCAACGGAGAAACCTCCCCCACCGTGTCCATGGCTGAACTAG AGCACCTGGCCCAGAACATCTCTAAGTCACACATGGAGACATGTCAGTACCTGCGAGAGGAGTTGCAGCAGATGACCTGGCAGGCTTTCCTGCAAGAAGAGGTGGAGAGCTACCAGAGCAAG CCCCGGGAAGTCATGTGGCAGCTGTGTGCTATCAAAATAACAGAGGCCATTCAGTATGTGGTGGAGTTTGCCAAGCGCATCGACGGCTTCATGGAGCTGTGTCAGAACGATCAGATAGTGCTGCTGAAAGCAG GCTCTTTGGAAGTCGTGTTTGTCAGAATGTGCCGTGCCTTTGACTCGCAAAACAACACAGTCTATTTTGATGGAAAATATGCCGGACCTGATGTGTTCAAGTCATTAG GCTGTGACGACTTGATCAGCTCCGTCTTCGAGTTTGGGAAAAACTTGTGTTCTATGCACCTGTCTGAGGATGAGATCGCCCTGTTCTCTGCCTTTGTGTTGATGTCTGCTG ACCGGTCTTGGCTCCAGGAGAAGGTGAAGGTGGAGAAGCTTCAGCAGAAGATCCAACTGGCCCTCCAGCATGTCCTGCAAAAGAACCACAGAGAGGATGGTATACTTACAAAG TTGATATGCAAAGTGTCGACACTGCGAGCGCTGTGCAGTAGGCATACAGAGAAGCTTACAGCTTTCAAAGCAATATACCCAGACATTGTGCGTGCCCACTTCCCCCCCTTATACAAGGAGCTGTTTGGATCAGACTTTGAGCAGTCCATGCCCGTTGACGGGTAG